The following are encoded in a window of Impatiens glandulifera chromosome 5, dImpGla2.1, whole genome shotgun sequence genomic DNA:
- the LOC124940703 gene encoding zinc finger CCCH domain-containing protein 9-like — protein MQKEDCYGGINNNNNEGTTATVTNSSTFRPRNTHHLSQHQFNETDFNSNSLHQSMLELNRRSMSVTSSECYSHYETAHALSAANRLKEAQFVLEYQQLYNRYSLLITRLQESLREAGSIRQENDDLRIVNTDLMKRLNLLSQATIQNSLLSNRRSSPLSIINNFNHLSLGANVSDDLVSAEIVHPNTTTSVRSRDYLNISQRGGSKGKNPAASGSGVQQRVYPGGEQDDDAHTSSRYTTRV, from the exons ATGCAGAAAGAGGATTGTTATGGCggtatcaacaacaacaacaacgaaGGAACTACCGCTACAGTCACGAACTCATCAACATTCCGACCTCGCAATACTCATCATCTCTCTCAGCATCAATTCAACGAAACCGATTTCAACTCAAACTCATTGCATCAATCAATGTTAGAGCTAAATCGGAGATCCATGTCGGTTACATCTTCTGAATGCTACTCTCACTATGAAACCGCACACGCCTTATCAGCTGCTAACCGTCTGAAGGAAGCTCAATTCGTTCTCGAGTACCAGCAACTCTACAACCGGTACTCGCTGTTAATTACTCGTTTACAGGAATCACTAAGAGAAGCTGGATCTATTCGCCAAGAGAATGACGATCTACGTATCGTCAACACTGATTTGATGAAACGCCTAAATCTTCTATCACAGGCTACTATCCAGAATAGCCTTCTCTCTAATCGACGATCATCTCCTCTGTCTATTATAAACAATTTCAATCATCTCAGCCTTGGAGCAAATGTATCAGACGATCTTGTTTCAGCAGAAATTGTCCATCCAAATACTACTACATCGGTTCGTTCAAGGGATTATCTGAATATTTCTCAGCGTGGCGGAAGCAAAGGAAAGAATCCTGCAGCATCTGGAAGTGGAGTA cAGCAAAGAGTTTATCCAGGAGGTGAGCAGGACGATGATGCACACACGAGTTCCAGGTATACAACTAgggtttga